In the genome of Pangasianodon hypophthalmus isolate fPanHyp1 chromosome 24, fPanHyp1.pri, whole genome shotgun sequence, the window AgcaccacacccacacacacacacacacacacacacacacacacacacattggctACATTGTATAGCTATGACTCTTAACTGCTGTTTGCAAATCgttaaaatttaaagtttacACATTAACAGATGACTTTTTGACcaaaatataaaagcaagaCAAGATGGGTTCAAGTCATCGCTGGGGAGGAAATTTGAGAGGATATATGTTTATAACATTGGATTTTGGATTAATCCCACATTTAAAACAGGATTGATGTCctttcattcatgttttgttAATTCTGTTTGACTAATTTCAGTATTAATCCCAGTCCTTAGATcagtgactgtgtgtatgtgtgtgtgtgtgcgcacacacgcacacattcttTGAGGATATGGTAATATGGGAATGGACTTTGATCTATTCCCCCAAATGGTCATGCTCCAAAAGAAATTCAGTTTATTGCTCTAGCAGGGACAATTACGCAACCTGATAATACACAGTTATTGattaattcttttcttttcatttgccTTTATAGAAAGCATTTctttgtctcagtgtgtgttctgtgcaaGTCTGTGCGCATGCTTTTTTCAAACATTGTAATTATACTTTCATACAAAGTAGTGTTTGTGTACCATCAAGCCTTTAGACAAGATGTAAATTTGAGAGAGTTTGATGAGACTCTTATTCTAAAACATGGTCCGTTTCTGGCATGTTTATGAATAGCCTAGAAATAGGTAACATTTGCATGAACAGGCTTTAGGCTGCATATTTACTTATGTAAATCAGCCTGGAATACAAGAGAAAGTAATAGTCACAGCTGGGCAATATGTGGAGCTTTATATGTTCTGTACAACAATAGTAGTATCTAATAAAGTAATACACTGACAGCATGGTGTATACATTTTTGCAGATAATGACATTGTGGAATAATTTTATGAACACCTGTCATTTATCTTACTGACACGTTACTGTTTATGCAATCGTTGAATTTAcatatctgattggtcaggtggtgTTACAGTTTTCTTTAACAGTACAGGAGTTCTGACTGTgaggcaaatcacaagtttatattaatgcattcctTCTAATACTGCAAAAAGTCATCAGGTGAAAACATCTTGagtatagtcaaatttatctagtatttcctgttaagattacaataaaccagaTATAAGATTAGTAAAGCTatttttaatgctaatgtttttttcactaattttactcatttgaggcatttatttctagaaagaagcaaaattatctgccagtagaacaagactctttaaagatctttttatagtaacaacttgcacattTAGTTAGTGCTGTTGGAAGGACGCAAACCTGTAACCAAGTTCTCTAACATGGgaaatcttcaggatggaggcatttgcagtttctcagtaacatgccaaactgcattttgttgtcttattaacttcaagagaaagagagggaatgactgtttatagctgctataatgcaagtgataacaggaacttcagatgttccacaacatagttacaaatgtaactataaattgactATAACTACAAACCAAATGTCacttgataaaaaataaaaatgtaattgttgggaTAGATGTAATTGATGTGGTAGAGGAATAACACATTTTGGGACATACtgttagtggaaaataatcaccttcagtGGTaatggcatcacaccaccctgttttattctttatgtattagtgctacagaaaataaaatgtacagaatttcagttaaaggaagaaagaatatTATGGATGAGAAACAATAAGTTGCACCAAGGACCTATTAGGCGCTTATTAACTGGCTGCTCTCATGGGACTCTAATGGGACTCTAATGGATGGAGTGCTTCATTAAAGGCAGGTGCACTTGGAAGGTGAAGCAGTTAAACCTGTATATAAAAGACCCTGAGGCAGTGCTAGTATAATTTGAAGGAAACATTTGTTGTGTGGTAGAAGTGCTTAGTTAGTGTGATCAAGGGCTATGTGGCAGCAATCAGAGCACAATTTATGTGGAGCGTGAGGATATCTTTCCAAGTTACAACAAAGAGAACAGAACATTACTGCTAGATGCAATCGAATACTAATACTATGACTTCTACACATTTAGAGCATTAGTGCAAATATGTCAAGGTCAAAGAATATAATCAAGCTAAAGCACTGTTAGAGAAGCAAGCCTGGTCTGTCAATATagagtgatgttttttttaatgaattctaGAAAAATTAGAATAAGAGCAAGAACTAGGCAAGATGCTGGCTTTTCTCTGTTTAAACCGTCTGGGATACAGGTGTCAGTAATCAGGGAAGCACTAAGATCCATGACAATGTAAGGCGTTTCCAATTTGTAATCATTTCCAGTGTAGCAGAGCCCCAAACATTTCTCACATCCCTTATCCCTTAAGGACTTAGAAAGTCTTGGAGTTGAAtcaaaaattctaaaatatattaaaattaatttatattaatctaATTCATTCCTTATTTGAACACATCTTACACACTTATTATATTATGTCTTATGACTTACCACTTATGTGTGTTACCTTACTTATGTGTGAATACACATGTGGCACACTGTGATGTAGccagtattattattttttgccccattttctctctcctatcacacgacagctgCCAGTCAGGGAGGATGAAGTTTTTTGTTTCCACAAAATTTACCTGTGGATTGTCGTCATGAAGAAATGATGCCAAAATTCCTGATTAGGGCTTTAATCATTTAGGACTAGCTTATAGAATTACAGTGAGagcattttgtttaatattgtaTTCTTGGAGGGACATGATGCTGTAACTGTCTGTTTCTGATTGCGTTAATTTGAGACAGAAGTACGTTTAAATTTTATGGAATtaagttctgtggatggaagaGATAAGGAGGATGTGGATGTGAGTAAAAGACACAAAGTAGTTAGCAGTgtgtctatgtatatatatatatatgtatatatacactatattaccaaaagtattcggtcacctgccttgactcacatatgaacttaagtgccatcccattcctaacccatagggttcaatatgatgtcggtccaccttttgcagctattacagcttcaactcttctgggaaggctgtccacaaggtcgaggagtgtgtttataggaatttttgaccattcttccaaaagcgcattggtgaggtcacacactgatgttggtcgagaaggcctggctctcagtctccgctctaattcatcccaaaggtgttctgtcgggttcaggtcaggactctgtgcaggccagtcaagttcatccacaccagactctgtcatccatgtctttatggaccttgctttgtgcactggtgcacagccatgttggaagaggaaggggcccgctccaaactgttcccacaaggttgggagcatggaattgtccaaaatgttttgggatcctgaagcattcaaagttcctttcactggaactaaggggccaagcccaactcctgaaaaacaaccccacaccataattcctcctccaccaaatttcacactcggcacaatgcagtccgaaatgtaccgttctcctggcaaccttcaaacccagactcgtccatcagattgccagatggaaaagcgtgattcatcactccagagaacgcgtctccactgctctagagtccagtggcggcgtgctttacaccactgcatccgacgctttgcattgcacttggtgatgtgtggcttggatgcagctgctcggccatggaaacccattccatgaagctctctgcgtactgtacttgggctaatctgaaggtcacatgaagtttggagctctgtagcaattgactgtgaagaaagtcgacgacctctttgcactatgcgcttcagcatccgctgccccctctccgtcagtttacgtggcctaccactttgtggctgagttgctgttgttcccaaactcttccattttgttatgataaagctgacagttgactgtggaatatttaggagcgaggaaatttcacgactggatttgttgcacaggtggcatcctatgacagttccacgctggaattcactgagctcctgagaacggcccattctttcacaaatgtttgtaaaaacagtctgcatgcctaagtgcttgattttatacacctgtggccaggccaagtgattaggacacctgattctgatcatttggatgggtgaccgaatacttttggtaatatagtgtatatatatgtatatatatatatatatgtgctgTAGTAGAGAGATGcagtttttcttcatatttgttattattatgtcaGTCTGCATACAGTTGACTTTATACAATTGACTTCAGTACAACTCATCATGTAAACCAGTGTTCTAGTCACGCAAACTGTTAATGGAGCattcttgttcattttttttttgaggaagtCATGTCTTAGGCAGAATTACTGTATTTTAAGAGAAGTTCTGCAAATATATCTGCAAAAGATATACAGCAAACCTGAAATTTTTCAATCAGTGAATGAAAATTGGCTTCAAGTCTAAACACagtcctctcttttttctgttcacAGGCGACATCACAGAGAATGCAGGGTGTATTGCTGCTGGTGTTTGCGAAGTACTACCACCTGCCTTTTATCAGAGGCATACAGACTGAAAACACACGCACTGGGCTGGGGGGAATCTGGGTACGTCATAGTGATACCCATtcaacatcattaataaattataatattattaataatattattaattatattgcCATGATAAATGGAAATTTACCTTGCCCACTTGGATTCCTCATGGCCAGAGACAGCACATGGCGTAGATTAGATGTGATCTGCATCTGCCACCTCTGTTGTAGCTAATAATTGTGTGATATTCCTTAATGGCTTATATTGTTCTGGACTTATGTAGAGACCCTGTATAATACGTTGCCTTAGTGAACTACCTGCTTAAAACAACACCAACCTGATGGTGATATTGCTATGTAAAAGTTAGATAGTGATAGTGAATGTCATTTTAGACTTAGGTCCTAAGTTTTTCCTGTCTCTACCACAGctttttatgttatttactCTCTCCTTTGTAAACTTTTCGTGTTCTTCCTTCCAGGGAAATAAGGGTGGAGTAAGTGCTCGGATGAGTGTGTTTGGCCACGCGATATGCTTCCTAAACTGCCACCTGCCAGCACACATGGAGAACTCGGAGAAGCGCATGGAGGATTTTGAGAGCATTCTGCAGCAGCAACAGTTTGAAGGTCAAGCCGCTATGGGAGTCCTGGATCATGagtgagatacacacacgcacacacacacacacacacacacacacacaaaatggccCAAAGGTTAAATGATTCAGTCTTAATTGTGCTCTCCAGTGTACATTTGGCAAAAAAGCTAACAGTGTCAGTATTAGTGTGCGTACTGttatacattatttggatttgtctgtaaggttatttaaacttttttatgaatttttttgagGACGAaaatttagactttttaaatTCTCTTATTTTCAGTGTCGTTTTCTGGTTTGGGGATCTGAACTTCCGTATTGAAGACTTGGAGATGCATGTGGTTAAGGCAGCTATTGATAATAACAAACTTTCTGTTCTGtgggaaaaagaccaggtaagAGACATTcaagtaaaaatgaaaactgcTCACTTTTGTCCTTTCTTCACAGTCTTTTTCAGCTTGTGGCCCACAGCATGATGGAGCTGACCCAACTTTTTTAAGTGAAATTACAGTCATAATGtaataatcattcattcattaattcatcttcagtaattcaattcaattcaattttatttgtatagcacttttaacagtggacattgtcacaaagcagctttacagaaatacatggattcaaaatataaatataaataagtgaatttaagcactttatcctggtcagggtttttttatgctaggaacactgggtgtgagtaCAGGTTATCAGAAAATAGGTCTACAGAAAGCCTACAGGCTTCACAAAGACCTGACCTCATGTATTTGTGTAAGAGCTGCCACAATCAGCTTGTCACAGGATGTAGCCTAAATTtgactaaactttttttttttttttgtaccactCAACAACTAGTAGCTTAAACCAAGCGAATCTTtctgaggaaaataatcattaacctattttttgccaaaaataGACATCATCATAATATTTGAAGTAAGGAATAAGttgtgcagcttgtcatgttacagagaaaatgcaAAGCACAAAGCCATCAATCATTCTCCCATGACAGAAAGtgtaaattacagctttacctctgagtgttacaaaatgctaaaaaatgtctcttaacagaaaacttcaccatttcaacacacaattacacacattttttatgtagaatatctaccacacaagtccctgtgtgaattgttactatagaaactgcTGTGTTATAATGATCCTTTTTAAATGTGGCTAAGAATATAATCTTTCGCAGCCCACAGCTTGAAAAGCAGTGCATTAAGACATAAAGTAGACTTTCATAACAGAACTCATAAAAGAAAAGTCACTTGTTGATTTAGGTAAATGTTTTATGGCAATTTATGCTCATTAGTGCCAGTATAAATGCTTAATATCACTGTAGAGGCATGTGTGGatatgtttccatttttttccttgtttaattttttgtgtCTTATAGTTGAACATGGCCAAAGACACTGAGACTGTACTGGAAGGCTTTCAGGAAGGACCTCTGAAATTCCCTCCTACCTACAAGTTTGATGTGGGAACGAACACATATGATACCAGGTACAGATTAACAAATCTGAGCAGTTGTAACTGAATTGTCTAAATTAGGACAAATTATGAGCGagctaaaagaaataaaacctaCAGAGATGAAGCAAGACTTAACTTTTCAGTGAACTCTGTTGAACTGATTAACCTCAGTGTTGTAAAGTATTCTAGTCTGGCCTGAAATCTACCTCAGGCTTCATTTTTTGGTTAGTTCTACTTGAAATAAGAGTATAAGGACTAGGCAACAGGCTTAATAATGTAGAAGCTCATTTAAAAACTCATATAACTTGTATTTATCACAATGTCTTCTTGCTTACTGTGTTTGTGGCTCCCAGGAGCACACAATTTTTGCATAATTCTCTTTAGTAACAGATGCGTCTTTGTACATCTTGTGTGTCACTGGCCCTGGTTAGTTTATCCTGGtttcaaaatgaaagaaatgaaaaatttgCCCTTCCCAAAATCAGTTTATGCCCAAATCGCACCTGGATATACTGTAGACTTGCACattctaagaactgctgctgtaatcataaacactgtcctgtgctcTTTCCAGGACTCTTATTCCCAATATGTTTGTGCTGAACATCCTCTCAACACAATAAATACTGTTTGACTGTATAGTActcagttgtagaagagtaatgatttataccACACTATCTGatatcacccagaagaggatgatggctttccttttgagtctggttcccctcaaggtttcttcctcatgttgtctcagggagattttccttgtcactgtcacctctggcttgctcataataaatctaaatctacatccagactGCTTTGCAATAGCGTTTACCATCTATTCTTAAAACCACTATACAAACTACATTGAATTAGTGCTGTACTATACCACACATCTGCAATTTCCAATATTTGACTGGTATTCTTGACTTGATATTATTTAGTTTTGCAGTTCTACAGTAGGTGTTTTGGAAAAGTCAGTCTcctaaacaaaaacatgtaaacCTGCTTTTCATCTGCACACCCCTTCTTGAATGGACAGGCTGCAAATATCAGAGAACCTTCCATCTAAGGAAACGTTCCAGGATTTTAGGAGTTTGCTTTGGTCGACTCTGAAGAAGCACTTCAGACAAATGTGCAGAACAGCAAattaaccatttttatttttatgcatgcAAGTCATTTCTCCTGAAATCATCTTCTCATAAGtccattattcatatttatttcctAGTGGGAAAAAGCGTAAGCCAGCATGGACTGATCGCATTCTGTGGCGTATGAGGCCAATGGCTCCAGCTAGCAATGTGTCCAAGCGTAGCTCAAAGTCAGGCCTCACCAGCGGCACTCGAGTTACACAGCACTTCTACCGCAGTCACATGGAGTACACTGTCAGCGACCACAAGCCCGTCTCCTCCATCTTCACCCTGCAGGTAAAGCCATGGCTGAGGTTGATAGGGAAAGCTGGGGTTGATTCTGTCAGAGCTGTGTATCACTGTAATGTACATTGGTCTCCATAGTTCCCATATAAGGTGGACATCCCTTTGGTAACGCTCACTGTAGAGGATGAATGGAGGGAAGTGAGTGATGCTGTGGCCAAATTTAAGGTGGCGCCCAATTACTCCAGAAGTTCCTGGGACTGGATTGGACTTTACAAGGTACTTTGTCTTAATAGGAAAATTTTTTCACCTTTTCAGCTTACAAGTAAAAATAGGAGTTTCTTCTTGCTTCAACTGGGAAACAAGATATTTTCTATTTGGATATCAGTGACAACACATGGGAAGGCAAAATTAATAACAAGCCAACCAATAATAATTGAATGATGGCATTTATATTGTAAACTGTGGATGTAGCAAATTGGCCAAATGcctttataatgtaatatatttctcATACAACAAAGAAACcatgaaaagtaaaatataagtGTAACAAATGTTTGCATTTGTAAGCATTGCTTTTTATGCAATCCATTTTTTCCAGGTTGGATTTAAACATCATAAAGACTATGTGGGTTACACTTGGGCTAAACAGGAGGAATCTGATTACCTGAGACAGGAGCACCATGTAAGACATGAAACTATAAACACATACCAACGCATGACGTAgatcttagtttcagtgaagaatGAAGATACAACAATAACTGATCGTGTTTTAAATTTCCACGTGGGCAGGTTAACTTTGCAGAGGAGGAGTTACCAAAAGAGCCTGGTGACTACATTTTgggttactatagcaacaatatGAACTCTATTGTGGGTGTTACTGAGCCATTCCAGGTAATTATTCTTACTTAACATGAAACTGCTACTTAAAAATCTCTCATGTAATCATGAGTTATACAAATGTAGAAAACGAGGTATGAATATGTTTAGTTGATGTATAGCAAGTAGAAATTTAAAAGCATTATATcagtaaatgttatttatgcAGAATAGATGCCTCACTATCATGGTGAAATttctgactcttttttttttaaaattatatataattctgaaaaccgtatgtatctcaaccagaagtaaagttacagcattttaaatctGGTTACCCTCAAAATTTAGAAAGGAGAAAATTGTAATTAAAGCTTTAATTCTGACTCCAGTGCAGGAGCATTGTGGCTAATCTGACAGCCGGCTTGTCATTACAGACTGAATTGATTACTCTGTTGCGCTATGGCATGCAGGCAGCTATCTAAAAACctactgtgtgaggaaatcacactagCTTCTTatccaacatgatctttgcatgAAGATAGCCTAGGCaacattactaaataaataaaaacatttccatatctTTTTGgtcaaatatatttatggtttcttaaagttgaaATGTCAAAGTATGTTGTAGACAGAAAAACCctattttggttaaaaaaaaaagaaggtctTTCTGGCTGTTTGCTCGATTAAGCCACAGAGACATGCAGTAGGACCACtcacatacactgtatggccaaaagtttctggacacctggccatgacacctgtatgtgcttgttgaacatcccatttcagatttagtccaccgtttttgctgttataataagctccactcttctgggaaggctttccactagattttggagcgtggctgtgtggatttgtgttcattcagccacaaaagcattagtgagatcaggcgctgatgttggtgaggaggtctggggtgcattcggtgttccagttcatcccaaaggtgatcagtggggttgaggtcagggctctgtgcaggacactcgagttcttccactccatccttaacacatcatgtcttcatggagctcgatttgtgcacaggagcatgtTGTCATGCTGtgacaggtttgggcctcttagttccagggaaACTGTAAccctgcagcatacaaagacattccagacagttatgtgcttccaactatgtggtaacagtttgaggaagaaccacatatagatgtccacatacttatgaccatatagtgtattttaaaaattgtataactaattacttgaaaaaaattcaagaaaaactttaattatgtttaatgaaaTGTTGACTTCATTTAGTTTCATAATCTCAGATgacaataatataaattttattgaAGTCATATCACCATTCAACTAAGAACTGAACATCAACAAGTGATTGAGTCATTTTGATAAATGATTGTATCACCTTGACCAATTTGACTAGACATTTAAAGTAACGTGGATGAGTGAAACCCCTCAGAGACAAACCTTAGTGTGGTGGTTTTAATTTGCCCTTTTAATGCTTCTGCAGATTCAGCTGCCCTCGTCCAGCACAGCTGGTCTCAGTCCCTCTGACAGCTCAGATTTTACCTCTGAGGATGAGGTCAAGAAGggcggcagcagcagcagcagtagtcgCAGCGCCACGCCCACCGGGCAAGAGGGAAACTCCCACAAACCCCGTTCCAGACACGGCTCATCCCATTCTGCTTCCAGCTCAAAGGGTGGCAGCCCCGTGAAAACGAGTGACTCCTCAGATGATCGAGACTCAAACTCAGGGAAAAACAGCGGAAAGCCACAAGTTCCCTAAAAAAGCACACTGAGATGCTGGAGCTGGCATGCAGATGTAACGCAGGAGCTGAAGGATTCTCACCTGTACTTGTGCTGTATCGT includes:
- the inpp5jb gene encoding inositol polyphosphate 5-phosphatase K isoform X1 — protein: MFMCWWLAGCRLSADSRVWVKEWLETRMEQHSQRNPDVWSSSEEPKAPTEDSALLPSSENRSSAPSTPPVAPARPKRPQRTPRVEESIDISKPEVPDLPELNQEKADSSAPSKASQPSGPVQQLHDDKPCRPSTLAGHASAARSHISMRAASLPQAPSYKPLLTDPTVHPQRALSVAGTADTKPQTDDDFRVHIITWNVGSAVPPDDITSLLGLNVGDGNTDMYIVGLQEVNSMINKRLKDVLFTDQWSEVCMDTLSRFGYVLATSQRMQGVLLLVFAKYYHLPFIRGIQTENTRTGLGGIWGNKGGVSARMSVFGHAICFLNCHLPAHMENSEKRMEDFESILQQQQFEGQAAMGVLDHDVVFWFGDLNFRIEDLEMHVVKAAIDNNKLSVLWEKDQLNMAKDTETVLEGFQEGPLKFPPTYKFDVGTNTYDTSGKKRKPAWTDRILWRMRPMAPASNVSKRSSKSGLTSGTRVTQHFYRSHMEYTVSDHKPVSSIFTLQFPYKVDIPLVTLTVEDEWREVSDAVAKFKVAPNYSRSSWDWIGLYKVGFKHHKDYVGYTWAKQEESDYLRQEHHVNFAEEELPKEPGDYILGYYSNNMNSIVGVTEPFQIQLPSSSTAGLSPSDSSDFTSEDEVKKGGSSSSSSRSATPTGQEGNSHKPRSRHGSSHSASSSKGGSPVKTSDSSDDRDSNSGKNSGKPQVP
- the inpp5jb gene encoding phosphatidylinositol 4,5-bisphosphate 5-phosphatase A isoform X2, with protein sequence MEQHSQRNPDVWSSSEEPKAPTEDSALLPSSENRSSAPSTPPVAPARPKRPQRTPRVEESIDISKPEVPDLPELNQEKADSSAPSKASQPSGPVQQLHDDKPCRPSTLAGHASAARSHISMRAASLPQAPSYKPLLTDPTVHPQRALSVAGTADTKPQTDDDFRVHIITWNVGSAVPPDDITSLLGLNVGDGNTDMYIVGLQEVNSMINKRLKDVLFTDQWSEVCMDTLSRFGYVLATSQRMQGVLLLVFAKYYHLPFIRGIQTENTRTGLGGIWGNKGGVSARMSVFGHAICFLNCHLPAHMENSEKRMEDFESILQQQQFEGQAAMGVLDHDVVFWFGDLNFRIEDLEMHVVKAAIDNNKLSVLWEKDQLNMAKDTETVLEGFQEGPLKFPPTYKFDVGTNTYDTSGKKRKPAWTDRILWRMRPMAPASNVSKRSSKSGLTSGTRVTQHFYRSHMEYTVSDHKPVSSIFTLQFPYKVDIPLVTLTVEDEWREVSDAVAKFKVAPNYSRSSWDWIGLYKVGFKHHKDYVGYTWAKQEESDYLRQEHHVNFAEEELPKEPGDYILGYYSNNMNSIVGVTEPFQIQLPSSSTAGLSPSDSSDFTSEDEVKKGGSSSSSSRSATPTGQEGNSHKPRSRHGSSHSASSSKGGSPVKTSDSSDDRDSNSGKNSGKPQVP